The nucleotide window CCAGAAAAACGATTAAGTCCTTGTTTGCGGAACTTACGATTCAAGCTTACAGATAAAAAGAGCTGTCATAATCTGACAGCTCTTTTTTGATATAAATTAAATCCATTTTTCTTGCCTGAAAACGCAAAACCGTAACGTAGATACATTTGATTTAACGTGTCATTGGTTTCAATACAATCTAATCGGACGAACGGAACCGACTGTTCTTCCGCCAATTTTTCAGCAAAGTAAATCATTTCCTTGCTAAAAGAAATACCACTAAACTTACGGGCAACCATAATCCGGTGCAAATAATAAGCTTTATCACTCGCCAAGTCACCCCATAAATCCGCATCCCAATCACTTGGCGTTTTTCGAATAATCATCGCGCCCGCAAGTTCATCAGCAGCCGTTTCAAAAAGGGCAACCTCGCCAAGCTCAATGCGTTGTTCGATATTATGCACATCGAAACCATGTAAAATATCGCCCCACTGGGTTGAACCCGATTCTTTTAACCAGCGAGCAGTATCCATCATTAAGTCCATGATTTTTGGACGATCATGCGGC belongs to Listeria swaminathanii and includes:
- a CDS encoding GNAT family N-acetyltransferase — its product is MNQNKITAGGLEFLVRFALPHDRPKIMDLMMDTARWLKESGSTQWGDILHGFDVHNIEQRIELGEVALFETAADELAGAMIIRKTPSDWDADLWGDLASDKAYYLHRIMVARKFSGISFSKEMIYFAEKLAEEQSVPFVRLDCIETNDTLNQMYLRYGFAFSGKKNGFNLYQKRAVRL